In one Silene latifolia isolate original U9 population chromosome 10, ASM4854445v1, whole genome shotgun sequence genomic region, the following are encoded:
- the LOC141607820 gene encoding uncharacterized protein LOC141607820: protein MRYRFLTLFTLCMDYLTRMIAYATDHWPFQYHPLCKGIKLNHLMFADDLLMFCKGNAQSIMLLIRAFSSFSRALGLTMNNAKSEVYYNGVSSELKNDIDQATGFVEGSLPFRNLGVPIQAGRLSQLECNALVERMVGMFIIPKGVIRRIEGICRNFLWDGSSDYHRVPLVAWDKVTLPKDEGGLGIKKA from the exons atgagatatagatttctaacactttTCACTCTATGTATGGATTATCTTACTAGGATGATAGCCTATGCCACTGATCACTGGCCTTTCCAGTACCACCCTTTGTGTAAGGGGATTAAGCTCAATCAtttaatgtttgctgatgactTGTTAATGTTCTGTAAAGGCAATGCACAATCTATTATGCTCTTGATAAGGGCCTTCTCCTCCTTCTCTAGAGCATTAGGACTTACTATGAACAATGCAAAGTCTGAAGTGTACTATAATGGAGTCTCCTCGGAGCTGAAGAATGACATTGACCAGGCAACAGGGTTTGTGGAAGGTTCTCTACCTTTCAGAAACCTGGGCGTCCCTATACAAGCTGGTAGGTTATCTCAGTTAGAGTGCAATGCCCTGGTGGAGAGAATG GTAGGGATGTTCATTATCCCCAAGGGGGTAATCAGAAGAATTGAAGGCATCTGTAGGAACTTTTTGTGGGATGGTAGTTCAGATTACCATAGAGTTCCCTTAGTTGCTTGGGACAAGGTTACTTTACCTAAGGATGAAGGTGGCTTGGGCATAAAGAAAGCATAA